One region of Elusimicrobiaceae bacterium genomic DNA includes:
- a CDS encoding NADH-quinone oxidoreductase subunit H produces MNPAPARLLIALCVAGAALSAARFIGGTGWYVSALAGWAGKSAYSVLIFQSLYALGALVWSAGVLTLLYPWEQLLVLRFSGSGACVPGGIWGFWKQLFHLVKKENARPASRDRLVFAAVPVLFAAAAVTALGAAPRLFNPAEQSGNGGLFLLCGAGLLPGLLAAAGNWSAQTKHGVRLANAGLTGVFVMAVPLLLSVLPLAMLAGGDSASALARAQNGGILRWFFFTPVAGQLAFLLFLLSSAGLMGLRPLGSGDTALTPEYSGSNYALMQAGRCAQLAFFSALCGALFFGAGAAPFEAARVLPGWFWFTVKLFMCAGLYLWLDGSFAPAGRRNLARLVFKFIAPLAALNLVGTGAYLCLR; encoded by the coding sequence ATGAACCCGGCGCCAGCCCGGCTGCTGATAGCGTTGTGCGTCGCCGGCGCGGCGCTCTCCGCCGCCCGGTTTATCGGCGGAACGGGCTGGTATGTGAGCGCGCTGGCGGGCTGGGCCGGAAAGTCCGCTTACAGCGTTTTGATTTTTCAATCGCTGTACGCGCTGGGCGCGCTCGTGTGGAGCGCGGGGGTGCTTACGCTGCTGTATCCCTGGGAACAGCTTCTGGTGTTGCGGTTTTCCGGGTCCGGCGCATGCGTGCCGGGCGGAATATGGGGATTCTGGAAACAGCTTTTCCATCTTGTGAAGAAAGAGAACGCGCGTCCCGCTTCGCGGGACAGACTGGTTTTTGCGGCTGTGCCGGTTCTGTTCGCGGCGGCGGCGGTTACCGCGCTGGGCGCCGCGCCGCGTCTGTTCAATCCGGCGGAGCAAAGCGGTAACGGCGGCTTGTTCCTGCTGTGCGGGGCCGGGCTGCTGCCGGGCCTGCTGGCCGCCGCAGGCAACTGGTCGGCGCAGACGAAGCACGGCGTGCGGCTTGCCAACGCCGGGCTGACGGGCGTGTTCGTGATGGCGGTGCCGCTGCTGCTGTCCGTTCTGCCGCTTGCCATGCTTGCCGGAGGCGACAGCGCAAGCGCGCTGGCCCGCGCCCAGAACGGCGGGATTTTGCGCTGGTTTTTTTTCACGCCGGTTGCGGGGCAGCTGGCGTTTCTGCTTTTTTTGCTGTCTTCGGCGGGCCTGATGGGCCTGCGGCCGCTGGGCAGCGGCGACACCGCGCTGACGCCGGAATATTCCGGCTCCAATTACGCGCTCATGCAGGCGGGCCGGTGCGCGCAGCTGGCTTTTTTCAGCGCGTTATGCGGCGCGCTGTTTTTCGGAGCGGGCGCCGCGCCGTTTGAAGCGGCGCGGGTTCTGCCCGGCTGGTTCTGGTTTACAGTCAAGCTGTTCATGTGCGCCGGGCTGTATCTGTGGCTGGACGGCTCGTTCGCTCCGGCAGGCAGGCGGAACCTGGCGCGGCTGGTTTTTAAATTTATTGCGCCGCTTGCGGCGCTTAATTTGGTCGGCACGGGGGCGTATTTATGCCTGCGCTGA